From the Comamonas odontotermitis genome, one window contains:
- a CDS encoding histidinol phosphate phosphatase has product MKLAIIERDGIVGQPVTGQLTGHHDWHVLPDAASGIARLNLSGWHVVLVANQPGLERGLYDCAALNDYHRQMYKDLAMVGAKVDAVFFCPHAPEDHCDCWAPQATLLRQITERFNTEAGKVAVVARSTELLQAAASLGACLHWIAPADAATAHPQCPSAQAAQHATLAQCTEVLLHWQPPKSPSQLAAA; this is encoded by the coding sequence ATGAAACTCGCCATCATCGAGCGCGACGGCATCGTCGGCCAGCCGGTCACGGGCCAGCTCACTGGTCACCACGACTGGCATGTACTGCCCGATGCCGCCAGCGGCATTGCACGGCTCAACCTGTCGGGCTGGCATGTAGTGCTGGTGGCCAACCAGCCCGGCTTGGAGCGCGGCCTGTACGATTGCGCTGCACTCAACGACTACCACCGCCAGATGTACAAGGACTTGGCCATGGTGGGCGCCAAGGTCGATGCCGTCTTCTTCTGCCCGCACGCCCCAGAGGACCATTGCGACTGCTGGGCACCACAGGCCACCTTGCTGCGCCAGATCACGGAGCGGTTCAATACCGAGGCCGGCAAGGTTGCCGTCGTGGCGCGCAGCACCGAGCTGTTGCAGGCGGCTGCCAGCCTGGGCGCCTGCCTGCACTGGATTGCGCCGGCCGATGCGGCCACAGCACACCCGCAATGCCCATCGGCTCAGGCCGCGCAGCACGCCACTCTGGCGCAGTGCACCGAGGTTCTGCTGCACTGGCAACCGCCCAAATCCCCGTCGCAGCTGGCTGCCGCATAA
- a CDS encoding TonB-dependent receptor, whose amino-acid sequence MHGLYFSFPLLRRTACGLLLSPAAVLAQQTLTEVVVTGSRNEAPTLDTARRSATASHVDVPTLDLPASVSGVSAEQIDEHADRGAAEAVTRTVGLSAAGTPGNGGLAFASRGFYGVNSVGVAEDGITLGVGSGTISYPSDTWGYERFEVLRGPASLMYGSGTMGATVNAIRKQPSRERSTELLLSGGSHGTARMGLGSTGALSDTLSYRVDAYGARSDGDRAFDNSKGGKLMSALRWQPRGDFTLDLTADISSQAPSRYYGTPTINGRVARELIGTGYNTEDSDIHYRDKRFKAKATWQVNDALAVRNELYHFGADRHWKNIEAYDYNPVAGTVARSDYLEIGHALQQNGNRLALDWKSSAHQVAVGWDVSQANFRNTSNSPYTGSSVVSAFDPVPGTWISPDPYLPRMGSTLRQNALYIEDAWKINEQWLLMGGIRRDWYEFSRQDFVAKTGFDKDLNGTSWRLGLTRKLTAQSSVYAQMTTGHDPVISLLSLAASQTGFSLSKGRQQEVGFKQQLADGRGEWTAALFHIAKGDIITRDPANSALSIQGGKQSSRGLELTGALQASPAFRLEANAAYTKARFDELIEAGGVDRSGNRPANVPKVTANLWGHYREGGWRTSLGLRYVGSRFGDNANSAGKRLPGYTVLDAVVSWNATPQTTFSLIGRNLTNRVYATAAYNSQWLVGASRSVELMAQMRF is encoded by the coding sequence ATGCACGGCCTTTATTTTTCTTTCCCTCTCCTGCGGCGCACGGCCTGTGGCCTGCTGCTGTCTCCGGCGGCCGTTCTGGCGCAGCAGACCCTGACCGAGGTGGTCGTCACTGGCAGCCGCAATGAGGCGCCTACACTGGACACCGCACGCCGCTCTGCAACGGCGTCACACGTTGATGTGCCCACGCTGGATCTGCCCGCCAGCGTGAGCGGCGTGTCGGCCGAGCAGATCGATGAGCACGCTGACCGAGGTGCCGCTGAAGCGGTGACGCGGACCGTGGGCCTGTCGGCTGCTGGCACGCCGGGCAATGGCGGGCTGGCGTTTGCGAGCCGGGGCTTCTATGGCGTCAATTCGGTAGGTGTGGCCGAAGACGGCATCACGCTGGGCGTGGGCTCGGGAACCATCAGCTACCCGTCGGACACCTGGGGTTATGAACGCTTTGAAGTATTGCGCGGCCCCGCGTCACTGATGTACGGCAGTGGCACCATGGGCGCCACAGTCAATGCCATCCGCAAGCAGCCCAGCCGAGAACGCTCCACCGAACTCTTGCTCTCGGGCGGCAGCCATGGCACTGCGCGCATGGGCCTGGGCAGCACCGGAGCCCTGAGCGATACGCTGTCCTACCGTGTGGACGCCTACGGCGCGCGCAGCGACGGCGACCGAGCCTTCGACAACAGCAAGGGCGGCAAGCTGATGAGCGCGCTGCGCTGGCAGCCGCGTGGCGATTTCACGCTTGATCTGACGGCCGACATCAGCAGCCAGGCGCCATCGCGCTACTACGGCACGCCGACCATCAATGGCCGTGTGGCGCGCGAGCTGATCGGCACGGGCTACAACACCGAAGACAGTGACATCCATTACCGCGACAAACGCTTCAAGGCCAAGGCGACCTGGCAGGTCAACGACGCGCTGGCTGTACGCAACGAGCTCTACCACTTTGGCGCCGACCGCCACTGGAAGAACATAGAGGCCTATGACTACAACCCGGTCGCGGGCACGGTGGCACGCTCGGATTACCTCGAGATTGGCCATGCACTGCAGCAAAACGGCAACCGCCTGGCGCTGGACTGGAAGAGCAGTGCACACCAGGTGGCCGTGGGCTGGGATGTGTCCCAGGCCAACTTCCGCAACACCAGCAATTCTCCATATACGGGTAGCTCCGTCGTCTCTGCATTCGATCCGGTGCCGGGCACATGGATCAGCCCCGATCCGTACCTGCCGCGCATGGGTTCGACCTTGCGACAGAACGCGCTGTACATTGAGGATGCCTGGAAGATCAACGAGCAGTGGTTGCTGATGGGCGGCATCCGCCGCGACTGGTACGAATTCTCGCGGCAGGACTTCGTGGCCAAGACGGGCTTTGACAAGGACCTGAATGGCACCTCGTGGCGCCTGGGGCTCACGCGCAAGCTGACCGCGCAGTCGAGCGTCTATGCACAGATGACTACCGGGCACGATCCGGTCATCAGCCTGCTGTCGCTGGCGGCCTCGCAGACCGGCTTTTCGCTCAGCAAGGGCCGCCAGCAGGAAGTCGGCTTCAAGCAGCAACTGGCTGATGGCCGTGGCGAATGGACGGCAGCGCTGTTCCATATCGCCAAGGGCGACATCATCACCCGTGATCCGGCCAATTCGGCTCTGTCGATCCAGGGCGGCAAGCAGTCATCGCGCGGGCTGGAGCTGACTGGCGCATTGCAGGCAAGCCCGGCGTTTCGCCTGGAGGCCAACGCCGCTTATACCAAGGCACGGTTTGACGAGCTGATTGAAGCAGGCGGCGTCGACCGCAGCGGCAATCGCCCGGCCAATGTGCCCAAGGTAACGGCCAACCTGTGGGGGCACTACCGCGAAGGCGGCTGGCGCACATCGCTCGGCCTGCGCTACGTAGGCAGCCGCTTTGGCGACAACGCCAACAGTGCTGGAAAACGCCTGCCGGGCTACACCGTGCTGGACGCCGTGGTGAGCTGGAATGCGACCCCTCAGACCACCTTCAGCCTGATCGGTCGCAACCTGACAAACCGCGTCTACGCCACAGCCGCCTACAACAGCCAATGGCTCGTGGGCGCCAGCCGCAGCGTGGAGCTGATGGCGCAGATGCGCTTCTGA
- a CDS encoding FecCD family ABC transporter permease, with product MKTSALPWMLVLPVLLTLAVLAGVTWGSAQLDMGQVWSIVQHQVAQALGMQTAEPGWSLQQYQIVWMIRLPRVLMAALVGAGLSIVGVVMQAMVRNPLADPYMLGVSSGASVGAVSVLAWGVFAAAGLYAVTAGAFIGALVATVLVYLLAQQGGRIPSARLILSGVAVGYMLTGLTSLVTLTAGQRDLANALLTWLLGSLAGTQWQALGLPAGMVLAGMLWLLAQARPLNALLAGDEAAATLGVAAERLRRQLFVVVSLLTGTMVAVSGAIGFVGLVIPHVTRMLVGSDHRRVLPVAALMGAVFLVLVDGAARTWFAPMEIPVGVITAFVGGPFFIAMLWRGAVREDR from the coding sequence ATGAAGACCTCGGCCTTGCCCTGGATGCTGGTGCTGCCTGTGCTGCTGACCCTGGCGGTGCTGGCGGGCGTCACCTGGGGCTCGGCGCAGCTGGACATGGGGCAGGTCTGGTCCATCGTGCAGCACCAGGTGGCGCAGGCGCTGGGCATGCAGACGGCGGAACCCGGCTGGAGCCTGCAGCAGTACCAGATTGTCTGGATGATCCGCCTGCCGCGTGTGCTGATGGCGGCGCTGGTAGGGGCTGGGCTGTCCATCGTGGGCGTGGTGATGCAGGCGATGGTACGCAACCCGCTCGCCGACCCGTACATGCTGGGCGTGTCGTCCGGTGCTTCAGTGGGGGCGGTGTCAGTGCTGGCCTGGGGCGTGTTTGCGGCGGCGGGGCTCTACGCGGTGACGGCGGGTGCATTCATCGGCGCACTGGTGGCCACCGTGTTGGTCTATCTGCTTGCGCAGCAAGGCGGACGCATTCCTTCGGCGCGGCTCATCCTGAGTGGCGTGGCCGTGGGCTACATGCTCACCGGACTGACCAGCCTGGTCACCCTCACCGCAGGCCAGCGCGACCTGGCCAATGCCTTGCTTACCTGGCTGCTGGGCAGCCTGGCGGGCACACAGTGGCAGGCACTGGGCCTGCCCGCAGGCATGGTTCTGGCCGGCATGCTGTGGCTGCTGGCGCAGGCGCGGCCACTGAACGCGCTGCTGGCCGGTGATGAGGCCGCCGCCACACTGGGCGTGGCAGCCGAGCGGCTGCGCCGGCAACTGTTTGTTGTGGTGTCGCTGCTCACTGGAACGATGGTGGCAGTGAGCGGTGCGATCGGCTTTGTCGGTCTGGTCATCCCGCATGTCACACGCATGCTGGTGGGCAGCGACCACCGGCGCGTACTGCCTGTTGCGGCGCTGATGGGTGCGGTATTTCTGGTGCTGGTTGATGGCGCGGCACGAACATGGTTTGCGCCCATGGAGATACCGGTTGGCGTCATCACGGCCTTTGTTGGCGGGCCGTTCTTCATTGCCATGTTGTGGCGCGGCGCCGTGCGGGAGGATCGTTGA
- a CDS encoding ABC transporter ATP-binding protein encodes MLQAQGLHFAVGQRAIVQDAALHVGAGECVGLIGPNGCGKSTLLRMLYRVLPPQRGQVRLEGQDVWQMDARAFARQAAVLAQNSAPAFDSSVQETVMLGRLPHQGRFAADSLQDRRVVTESLERVGAAQLAGQSMATLSGGERQRVLLARALAQQPRLLFLDEPTNHLDIRYQLELMRLVRSLQLTVLVVLHDLNIAAQFCDRLYLMEAGALVANGAPREVLTPEAMARVFGVRATIDDHPATGRPRIAYWMEWDGP; translated from the coding sequence ATGCTGCAGGCACAAGGTTTGCACTTTGCCGTAGGCCAGCGCGCCATCGTGCAGGATGCCGCGCTGCATGTGGGCGCAGGCGAGTGTGTGGGCCTGATCGGCCCCAATGGCTGCGGCAAGTCGACACTGCTGCGCATGCTCTACCGCGTGCTGCCGCCGCAACGCGGACAGGTGCGGTTGGAGGGGCAGGATGTCTGGCAGATGGATGCGCGTGCGTTTGCGCGGCAAGCCGCCGTGCTGGCACAGAACAGTGCGCCAGCCTTCGACAGCTCGGTGCAGGAGACCGTGATGCTGGGCCGCCTGCCGCACCAGGGACGTTTTGCCGCCGACAGCCTGCAGGACAGACGTGTCGTTACCGAGAGCCTGGAGCGTGTGGGCGCCGCGCAGCTTGCCGGGCAAAGCATGGCTACGCTCTCCGGCGGCGAGCGCCAGCGTGTGCTGCTGGCGCGTGCGCTGGCCCAGCAGCCGCGCCTGCTGTTTCTCGACGAGCCGACGAACCACCTCGACATTCGCTACCAGCTGGAGCTGATGCGGCTGGTGCGCAGCCTCCAACTCACCGTGCTGGTCGTGCTGCACGACCTCAATATCGCCGCCCAGTTCTGTGATCGGCTGTACCTGATGGAGGCAGGCGCGCTCGTAGCCAATGGAGCGCCGCGCGAGGTACTCACACCCGAAGCAATGGCGCGCGTATTTGGTGTGCGCGCCACCATTGATGACCACCCGGCCACCGGCCGACCCCGCATTGCCTACTGGATGGAGTGGGATGGACCATGA
- a CDS encoding (2Fe-2S) ferredoxin domain-containing protein — protein sequence MTTDESIAIVLLGRGGVARSTTGELTELARQLSAQWPGVQVLPAFVDRWQPDLPAALSTSADAGARTIAVVPLMLPDEAALRRWLHKVTMRWLASRGDGGPRLVFAEPLSQTVPLPALLALAVRNALTHQPDVPAMVGDEDWQHDPKGWSSVPEHTHHALWCTGPRCAAAGAVALWPVLTSVVNDTPALKKCVRPLQTSCQYPCNHGPLMIVYPEGVWYGPLDADGIRHVLTRHVLHREVDPALRVHGPPQIDQKP from the coding sequence ATGACGACAGATGAATCCATTGCCATCGTGCTGCTGGGGCGCGGCGGTGTCGCCAGATCGACCACCGGCGAGCTGACGGAATTGGCACGGCAGCTATCGGCGCAATGGCCGGGTGTGCAGGTGCTGCCCGCCTTCGTTGACCGCTGGCAACCGGATCTGCCTGCGGCGCTTTCCACCAGTGCGGATGCCGGTGCGCGAACCATTGCCGTTGTGCCGCTGATGCTGCCGGACGAGGCTGCACTGCGCCGCTGGCTGCACAAGGTGACCATGCGCTGGCTCGCCAGCCGGGGTGATGGCGGACCTCGCCTTGTCTTTGCCGAGCCGCTATCGCAGACCGTGCCGCTGCCTGCACTGCTGGCCCTGGCTGTGCGCAACGCGCTGACGCACCAGCCCGATGTGCCTGCCATGGTAGGTGATGAGGACTGGCAGCACGATCCCAAGGGCTGGTCCAGCGTGCCGGAGCATACCCACCACGCGCTGTGGTGTACGGGGCCGCGCTGTGCGGCAGCAGGGGCGGTGGCGCTGTGGCCTGTGCTTACCAGTGTCGTCAATGACACGCCTGCCTTGAAGAAATGCGTGCGTCCGCTGCAGACGAGCTGCCAGTATCCCTGCAATCACGGACCGCTGATGATTGTTTACCCCGAAGGCGTGTGGTACGGACCGCTGGATGCGGACGGCATCCGCCACGTGCTCACCCGCCATGTGCTGCATCGCGAAGTGGACCCGGCGCTGCGTGTGCATGGACCACCGCAGATTGATCAGAAACCATAG
- the hemE gene encoding uroporphyrinogen decarboxylase — MSTTFAPLHNDTFLRACRRQATDYTPLWLMRQAGRYLPEYKATRAKAGSFMGLATNVDYATEVTLQPLERFPLDAAILFSDILTVPDAMGLGLSFAEGEGPRFARNVRDEAAVAELAVPDMDKLRYVFDAVTSIRRALDGRVPLIGFSGSPWTLACYMVEGKGSDDYRQVKSLMYARPDLMHRILEINADSVAAYLNAQIDAGAQAVMIFDSWGGVLADGMFQQFSLAYTKRVLSQLKRHGADGQDVPRIVFTKGGGIWLQDMNALDCEVLGLDWTANLGHARAVVGGTVGGPGKALQGNIDPNVLFAPPERIAEQVQSVLRSFGKPHTDSTTTGPTHIFNLGHGISQFTPPEHVAALVEAVHSQSRAMRK; from the coding sequence ATGAGCACGACCTTTGCCCCCCTGCACAACGACACCTTTTTGCGCGCCTGCCGCCGCCAGGCCACCGACTACACGCCCCTGTGGCTGATGCGCCAAGCTGGCCGCTATCTGCCCGAGTACAAGGCCACGCGCGCCAAGGCGGGCAGTTTCATGGGCCTGGCCACGAATGTGGACTATGCAACCGAAGTCACCCTGCAGCCGCTGGAGCGTTTTCCGCTCGACGCGGCCATCCTGTTCTCCGACATCCTGACCGTTCCCGATGCCATGGGCCTGGGCCTGTCGTTTGCCGAAGGCGAAGGCCCACGCTTTGCGAGAAATGTGCGCGACGAGGCGGCAGTTGCAGAACTGGCCGTGCCCGACATGGACAAGCTGCGCTATGTATTCGATGCCGTCACCAGCATCCGCCGCGCGCTTGATGGCCGTGTGCCGTTGATCGGTTTTTCCGGCAGCCCCTGGACGCTGGCCTGCTACATGGTCGAGGGCAAGGGCAGCGACGACTACCGCCAGGTCAAATCGCTGATGTATGCGCGCCCCGACCTGATGCACCGCATCCTCGAAATCAACGCCGACAGCGTGGCGGCGTATCTGAATGCGCAGATCGACGCGGGCGCGCAGGCCGTGATGATTTTTGACAGCTGGGGCGGCGTGCTGGCCGACGGCATGTTCCAGCAGTTCAGCCTGGCCTATACCAAACGTGTACTCAGCCAGTTGAAGCGCCACGGCGCCGATGGCCAGGACGTGCCCCGCATCGTCTTCACCAAGGGCGGCGGCATCTGGCTACAGGACATGAACGCACTCGATTGCGAAGTGCTGGGCCTCGACTGGACGGCAAACCTGGGCCATGCGCGCGCTGTCGTTGGTGGCACAGTGGGTGGCCCGGGCAAGGCGTTGCAAGGCAATATCGACCCGAACGTGCTGTTCGCCCCGCCCGAGCGCATTGCGGAGCAGGTGCAGTCCGTGCTCCGCAGCTTTGGCAAGCCGCACACCGACAGCACCACCACCGGCCCCACGCACATCTTCAATCTGGGCCATGGCATCAGCCAGTTCACGCCACCCGAGCATGTGGCGGCACTCGTCGAAGCAGTGCACAGCCAGTCGCGCGCCATGCGCAAGTAA
- a CDS encoding ABC transporter substrate-binding protein gives MQRTFLLLLIALCATPAWAQDAKRSPVTVNVCGQPQTYASVPRRAVTHDVNITEMFLFLGLADRLVGYSGMYAGKDASPQIVPILARVPNLSPQGMNLENIVAAQADFVFGGWSYGFQQGGVTPQLLARYGIASYVLTESCIRVQKRADVALEDTFVDMDNVARIFGVQRQVAPRIQQLRDDLALLRQQMRGNASQPRVFVFDSGEKIPTTVGRYGMPQAMLEAAGARNIFDDIASNWPKGNWEDVVLRDPEWIVIIDYGQPSAQGKMDFLLQKKELQTVNAIRNKRFFVMTYAEATPGPRNVETAQRLAAALHPQREITVTPVRFQP, from the coding sequence ATGCAACGAACCTTCCTGCTGCTACTGATCGCGCTGTGTGCCACGCCTGCATGGGCGCAAGACGCAAAGCGTTCCCCGGTAACTGTCAATGTCTGCGGCCAGCCCCAGACCTATGCCTCTGTGCCTCGCCGTGCCGTGACGCATGACGTGAACATTACCGAGATGTTTCTGTTTCTGGGGTTGGCCGACCGGCTGGTGGGATATTCCGGCATGTATGCAGGCAAAGATGCCAGCCCGCAGATCGTGCCCATATTGGCGAGGGTTCCCAATCTGTCGCCCCAGGGCATGAACTTGGAGAACATCGTCGCCGCGCAGGCCGATTTCGTCTTTGGTGGCTGGAGCTATGGTTTTCAGCAGGGCGGCGTCACGCCACAGTTGCTGGCGCGCTACGGCATTGCATCCTATGTGTTGACCGAATCCTGCATCCGTGTGCAAAAGCGCGCGGACGTGGCCTTGGAAGATACCTTTGTCGATATGGACAACGTGGCGCGCATTTTTGGTGTGCAGCGGCAGGTCGCGCCACGCATTCAGCAGTTGCGCGACGATCTGGCGCTGCTGCGCCAGCAGATGCGCGGCAATGCGTCGCAGCCCAGGGTTTTTGTTTTCGACAGCGGCGAGAAGATCCCCACCACTGTAGGCCGTTATGGCATGCCGCAGGCCATGCTGGAGGCGGCGGGAGCGCGCAACATCTTCGACGATATCGCCAGCAACTGGCCCAAGGGCAACTGGGAAGACGTGGTGCTGCGCGATCCCGAGTGGATCGTCATCATCGACTATGGCCAGCCCAGCGCCCAGGGCAAGATGGATTTTCTGCTGCAGAAAAAAGAGCTGCAGACGGTGAACGCGATCCGCAACAAGCGCTTTTTCGTGATGACCTATGCCGAAGCCACCCCAGGCCCGCGCAATGTGGAGACCGCCCAGCGCCTGGCCGCCGCATTGCACCCACAGCGGGAAATCACCGTGACACCGGTGCGCTTTCAGCCATGA